The following are encoded together in the Misgurnus anguillicaudatus chromosome 14, ASM2758022v2, whole genome shotgun sequence genome:
- the LOC129427110 gene encoding transcription factor HES-5, whose amino-acid sequence MAPTYTTDYSNLSNKDKHKLRKPVVEKMRRDRINNCIEQLKTMLEKEFHQQDPNTKLEKADILEMTVVFLKQQMQTKTSAPQKAHIDGYSQCWRETMNYLSVNSKVDAVRQHLNRCHEAQRSAKDLNLLSPVSYQPTVKQEPCAHKPVWRPW is encoded by the exons ATGGCTCCAACTTACACTACTGACTACTCCAATCTTTCCAACAAGGATAAACATAAA TTAAGAAAACCTGTCGTTGAGAAAATGCGCAGAGATCGCATCAACAACTGCATCGAGCAGCTCAAAACAATGCTGGAGAAGGAGTTTCACCAGCAAGACCCAAACACCAAGCTGGAGAAAGCTGATATTCTGGAGATGACTGTGGTCTTCCTGAAACAGCAGATGCAGACCAAGACCTCAGCTCCACAGAAAGCTCACATTGACGGCTATTCCCAGTGCTGGAGAGAGACCATGAACTATCTGTCTGTCAACTCCAAGGTGGACGCCGTCCGTCAACATCTGAACCGCTGCCATGAAGCCCAGAGATCAGCTAAAGATCTCAATCTGCTGTCTCCAGTCTCCTATCAGCCCACAGTGAAGCAGGAACCGTGTGCTCACAAACCTGTCTGGAGACCTTGGTAG
- the LOC129427749 gene encoding transcription factor HES-7.1-B-like, which produces MLGNSSELNPHTFIWRFGSINRGALYRDLQHRDTDMTPTITSAVIISEEHLHLNNKLRKPKVEKMRRDRINKSIEQLKDLLDPEFIKQQSDDTKLEKADILEMTVRFLRHQQQKKKLLKDFQNLQTSSEEIRSESVLLQLNSIHQDTFSEEMNDNKSAIWRPW; this is translated from the exons ATGCTGGGAAACTCCAGCGAGCTGAATCCTCACACATTCATATGGAGATTTGGGAGTATAAATAGAGGAGCTCTGTACAGAGATCTACAGCACAGAGATACAGACATGACGCCTACAATCACTTCAGCTGTGATCATCTCAGAGGAACATCTCCATCTCAACAACAAG TTGAGAAAACCAAAAGTGGAGAAGATGCGGAGAGATCGTATAAACAAAAGCATTGAGCAGCTCAAGGATCTTCTGGATCCAGAGTTTATCAAACAGCAGTCTGATGATACCAAGCTGGAGAAAGCAGATATACTGGAGATGACAGTTAGGTTCCTGAGACACCAGCAGCAGAAGAAAAAACTGCTGAAAGACTTCCAGAACCTGCAGACATCATCTGAAGAGATCAGGAGTGAAAGTGTCCTGCTTCAGCTCAACTCCATACACCAGGACACCTTCAGTGAAGAGATGAATGATAACAAGAGCGCCATCTGGAGACCCTGGTAG
- the LOC141369565 gene encoding uncharacterized protein — protein sequence MPAYMDITPQDNIHYARCKLYSLERKCFSKMEKLKSTFEDHLYHGIPASDILDKTVSFFSLKRPLLLHNGYSRCSRDILRLSPSVEKDVAPLFS from the exons ATGCCTGCCTACATGGACATCACTCCTCAAGACAACATCCACTATGCCAG GTGCAAACTCTACAGTTTGGAAAGAAAATGTTTCAGCAAAATGGAGAAACTGAAGTCCACTTTTGAAGACCATCTTTATCATGGCATTCCCGCATCTGACATTTTGGACAAGACGGTGTCATTCTTCAGCTTGAAAAGGCCTTTACTCCTTCACAATGGCTATTCAAGATGTTCTCGGGACATTCTGCGTCTCTCTCCCTCTGTAGAAAAAGACGTGGCACCATTGTTCTCATGA